The following proteins are encoded in a genomic region of Musa acuminata AAA Group cultivar baxijiao chromosome BXJ2-11, Cavendish_Baxijiao_AAA, whole genome shotgun sequence:
- the LOC135627968 gene encoding dirigent protein 21-like, whose product MAVFQPNLFLLLPLVSVLVMAPDLAAGDNAAHLHFYMHDTLSGSTPSAIRVVRVSDSTVLGFGDVVVTDDPLTEGPDLRSAPVGRAQGLYAMVSQGTGDPALLLGVNLVFTEGTRNGSTLAVLGRDAVYLPVRELPVVGGSGVFRLARGYALIKTYSLNTTTGDAVLEWDVFVVQ is encoded by the coding sequence ATGGCTGTCTTCCAGCCcaacctcttcctcctcttgcctCTCGTCTCGGTGCTGGTGATGGCACCGGACCTGGCCGCCGGCGACAACGCGGCCCACCTGCACTTCTACATGCACGACACTCTCAGCGGCTCCACCCCCAGCGCCATCAGGGTCGTGCGAGTGTCCGACTCGACGGTGTTAGGCTTCGGAGACGTCGTCGTGACAGACGACCCGCTGACCGAGGGGCCGGACCTTCGGTCGGCTCCTGTCGGCAGGGCGCAGGGTCTCTACGCCATGGTTTCCCAGGGTACCGGTGACCCAGCGCTGCTTCTGGGGGTCAACCTGGTGTTCACGGAGGGGACGCGCAACGGGAGCACGCTGGCGGTGCTTGGGAGGGACGCCGTCTACTTGCCGGTGAGGGAGCTCCCGGTTGTCGGCGGCAGCGGCGTCTTCCGCCTCGCCCGCGGCTACGCCCTCATCAAGACGTACTCGCTCAACACCACCACCGGCGATGCCGTCTTGGAGTGGGACGTATTCGTCGTGCAATAA
- the LOC135627967 gene encoding thioredoxin M-type, chloroplastic-like, which produces MALKACFQVSTIASSAAATTGTWALPAHRPFFIRDKFHLPAATGHRKSVSSPPSTSTGDDGRRSRVTCRAKKTVDEVLVVVDANWENLVAASDKPVLVEFWAPWCGPCRMIAPVIKELARDYAGKIVCCQVNTDDCPGIASRFGIRSIPTVLVFKNGEKKESVIGAVPKSTLVSVVDKYLEGS; this is translated from the exons ATGGCTCTGAAGGCCTGCTTCCAAGTGAGCACCATTGCCTCCTCGGCTGCAGCTACCACCGGCACCTGGGCTTTACCTGCGCACCGACCCTTCTTCATCAGGGACAAGTTCCACCTCCCTGCCGCTACCGGACACAGGAAGTCCGTCTCATCTCCTCCTTCCACGTCGACCGGAGACGACGGGCGACGGAGCCGCGTCACCTGTCGAGCCAAGAAGACCGTGGACGAAG TGTTGGTGGTGGTGGATGCGAACTGGGAGAATCTGGTGGCTGCCAGCGACAAGCCAGTGCTGGTGGAGTTCTGGGCACCGTGGTGCGGTCCGTGCCGGATGATCGCGCCGGTGATCAAGGAACTGGCCAGGGACTACGCCGGGAAGATCGTGTGCTGCCAAGTGAACACCGACGACTGCCCCGGCATCGCTTCCAGGTTCGGCATCCGCAGCATTCCCACCGTGCTGGTGTTCAAGAACGGCGAGAAGAAGGAAAGCGTCATCGGCGCCGTGCCCAAGAGCACCTTGGTGAGCGTCGTCGACAAGTACCTGGAGGGTTCATGA
- the LOC103971212 gene encoding probable L-ascorbate peroxidase 6, chloroplastic/mitochondrial translates to MMAERFSSSVASSSCCCLLPTSKRAAMPSSATLPPLPHRFSSSSSRPSHRLASYLLTSSSSSLRLLRRPGIHPRRTMLVLCASSDPAQLRSAREDIKELLKTTFCHPILVRLGWHDAGTYDKNVVEWPKCGGANGSLRFEIELNHAANAGLVNALKLIQPIKDKYSSVTYADLFQLASATAIEEAGGPQIPMRYGREDVSGPEQCPDEGRLPDAGPSSPADHLRNVFYRMGLDDKEIVALSGAHTLGRARPERSGWGKPETRYTKDGPGAPGGQSWTVQWLKFDNSYFKDIMERKDEELLVLPTDGVLLEDPSFKIYATKYTMDQDAFFKDYAEAHAKLSNLGAKFDPPEGISIEYDSKTVAAEPFVAAKYSYGERKKELSDAMKQKIRAEYEALGGSPDTPLKSNYFLNIMILIAGLAFLTSLVMN, encoded by the exons ATGATGGCGGAGCGGTTCTCTTCTTCGGTGGCGTCGTCTTCCTGTTGCTGTCTCCTCCCTACCTCCAAGCGGGCGGCGATGCCGTCCTCCGCAACCCTTCCTCCGCTCCCCCACCgcttctcctcgtcctcctcccgcCCATCTCACCGCCTTGCTTCTTACTTGCtcacttcttcttcatcttccctcCGCCTTCTCCGG AGGCCTGGGATCCACCCTCGCAGGACCATGTTGGTCTTGTGCGCGTCTTCGGATCCAGCGCAGCTGAGAAGCGCTAGGGAGGACATCAAAGAGCTTCTCAAGACCACCTTCTGCCATCCGATTCTG GTTCGCCTGGGATGGCATGATGCCGGTACATATGACAAGAATGTTGTGGAATGGCCAAAATGTGGGGGAGCTAATGGAAGCTTGCGTTTTGAAATAGAATTAAATCATGCAGCCAATGCCG GTCTTGTAAATGCTCTAAAGCTTATTCAGCCTATTAAGGATAAGTATTCGAGCGTTACATATGCAGATTTGTTCCAGTTAGCAAGTGCCACAGCTATTGAG GAGGCTGGTGGTCCCCAAATTCCTATGAGGTATGGGAGGGAGGATGTTTCTGGGCCAGAACAGTGCCCTGATGAGGGGAGACTTCCTG ATGCTGGCCCATCTTCACCAGCTGATCATCTACGGAATGTTTTCTATAGAATGGGCCTTGATGACAAG GAGATTGTGGCATTATCTGGTGCACATACACTTGGACGAGCGAGACCAGAACGTAGTGGATGGGGAAAACCAGAAACTAGGTATACG AAAGATGGACCTGGTGCACCTGGTGGACAATCATGGACAGTACAATGGTTAAAGTTCGACAATAGTTATTTCAAA GATATCATGGAACGGAAAGATGAAGAGCTACTAGTTCTGCCCACAGATGGTGTTTTACTTGAAGATCCATCTTTTAAG ATCTATGCCACAAAATACACAATGGACCAGGATGCATTTTTCAAAGATTACGCTGAGGCTCATGCTAAACTAAGCAACTTAGGTGCCAAATTTGATCCTCCGGAG GGGATTTCAATAGAATATGACTCGAAGACTGTAGCAGCAGAGCCATTTGTTGCAGCAAAGTACTCCTATGGTGAAAGAAAG AAAGAACTATCCGATGCTATGAAGCAGAAGATAAGGGCAGAATATGAAGCACTTGGTGGCAGCCCAGATACGCCTCTCAAATCTAATTACTTTTTgaatatcatgatcttgatcgcTGGTTTGGCATTTTTGACATCTTTAGTTATGAACTGA